Genomic window (Falco cherrug isolate bFalChe1 chromosome 4, bFalChe1.pri, whole genome shotgun sequence):
GGTCATCAAAGACTGGTgagcccagctctccagctaGGATGCTCATTGCTAACCTACCAACACTTTTAGCAAAGAGGAAGCTCTGCAACTTCTCTCCTCCTGTCTGAACGCTATTGCCCTCTAGTTACacttcagtgctttaaaaacatctttctgaaaTACTCTGCACAAACCCCTTCCCGTAGTGCTGATGCCAGCAGAACTGTCCCACCTTCTCACAGCCAGTTCTGCCTCCACCTGGTAATACTTGCAGCATTTTTCCTCCTagtctccccttctcctccccgTCACACAGCTCTTCACAGCATTTACTGTGCCTCCTTCCCTTAAGCTTCAGggaatccagaaaaaaaaaaaaaaaagcagctgctacTTCAAGACTGCGGATcatttggaagaaataaaactgcataaaTATACCCAATTCACAGGCACACCTTAGGGAAGGAGCTATTGGGAAACTTGGGCTTGGAGTAAAGGAGGCTGCAATGTAGTTTTTACAGGCCACACAGGTAATGGGgcatattaaaatatgtaaaatatatatttttccatattttaacAGCATGGATTGAAAACAAAAGGCTATTCCTAATGGGTGTGGTCAGACCCAACCATTAGTCTCCATTGTCCTCCCGCTCCCATCCACTCATAGCAGGATGAAATCTAATCCAAAAAGCCTATATCCCTGCCCTCGTAATATCAGACGGAAGTGGGGAAGGTAGGGGAGACCTTTCTTACAGGGAGTAGGATGCCTCTAAAggaaactctttttttccatacatTCATCTCACGTGATGATTTCTACGGTCCATCTGCTTCCTGGCTCTTGAGCATCATTCACAAAGACTCCGGAGGCTCCTCAGGTATCTTCTCCCAGGTGGAAAGCTGCCCACGGCTGAGAGGGGtttggggaggcaggggaaaggTGGAAGCAGATCTTGCAATTTGTACTGCAGATAGAGCTCAAATCCTGGACACGAGAGGTTGATGGAGCCACCGAGTCCAGACAGAAGCAGCCAGTGAAGTTCCCTTTGTAGGTTTGGGgtcggggtttttttcttttcttttttttcctattttttgcACTTTTGGAAGAGAATTGTTAAAATGCCAATTCTTGACATGACCAAGGACTCCGGAACAATGCATAAGagcctcttcccctcccctctgaAAGGCTGCTAGTTCCCCCCACCGAGGGCACTAGGACGCTGCTGAAAACGGCACAGAACTGGATGAGATTTCGGCTGATTTCACAATGGTGATGACACTGGTGGTGGCAACTTTGGTGGGGGTAATAGGCCCTCGCGCCACAGTACGAGCAAAGGTCTGGAGTGCTTCGTACTTGGAGCGCAAGGCATCCAGCTCTAGCttcatgctgctgttttctctggcCAGCTTCTCCACCTCTTGTTGCAGCTCAACCCGCTgcctctccagctcctctttCTGAGTCACGCGCTTGATGCGGCAGCTGGCAGCGTAGCCCCGGTTCTTCAGCGTGCGCCTCCGCTGCTTCAGACGGATGACCTCCTCTTTGGTGAGACCCCTCAGGTGCTGGTTCAGCTCCCGTACGGACATTGACACGAGTTCATCATCACTCAGCACTGGGGCATTCTCTCCTGACTCCTCCTTTACCTGCAAATACCAACAGCACAGGGGTAGCAGCAACCCTACGTGAACAGATGTTCTGGACAGTGAAAAAAGACAGGCCACCCCTCGGCAATGCGACACCCCTACCTGGGAAACAACCCCAAAGCACTGTAGAGACCACAAACTCCGCTAAAACATCTGGGTAAAACATGGCAGAGATCTGAGCACTGCTGTCGTCCAGGTTTGGGTAAGCCTCTTAAGTCAGAGAAAGCAGTGAACCTTACACATGTGAACTGAACAGTATGATTTTTCAGGAGATAAATGTAAAGCAGACTGAAGccctttgtgttttcctttgtcaGGACCTGGAATTCATACTGAACGCTAAAGACGACACCTTTTCCCAGCACTACACCAGGACACCAGTGCAGCATCTCAAAAGCTGAACAGCCACTTGTTTAATTCAGCATTTTGTGGCTTTTCATTGAAGGCTGCTCATCCAAGTAGCCAGCAAAACCGACCCTGCTTGGCTTCAAGGACCACAGCTTGATTTGGTTTCGCTGGTGCACAGGCCAGACTCTGAAGTTACGTGAGAGACACCGAGGCTTTGTGCCTTTTTTCTCAAGCAGATTTGCTGCCACAATTATTTCCAGAACtatagaaccatttaggttgtaaaagacctttaagatcatcgagtccagaACCTTTAAGGTATCATCCTTTATGTCTCTTCAAAGACTGCAGGACATCTGGAACAAGGAGCTAAGAGACTGGAAAGAAACCGTGACAACGCACACACAACAGCCCGTGTGTAGACCACCACCAAGCTGGCAGGTCCCAGACATTTACCATCTCATGGATGTGAGGGACACCAGCTGAACGCATCCTTTCGCCAGTGCCCCCCAGTCCCTGAGAGCAGAAGTACTTCACTGACAGGCCTGGGAGCACTGGTTTCAGGATGCTGCCGATACCTACTGTAGCCAAAAGTCTCTTGGATAGCAACTGGGATACGCCAGCCTCCAAGCCATCCCAGAGACTTCAGACTTCTTTCTGGGTACTGCCAGTATTCTACTATCCTAACCTTTCCTGTAGGCAGTGCGACATTGCATCGGCACCCACATGTTAAGAGTCTCTcagagtgagaaagaaaagtcacGTATGACCAATGTCGCACGGAGCATGGTTCTGCCAGAGCCTCCCCTGCCACCCAGCACCGCCCGCTCAGCCTCCTTCCCTACCTTTAATGCCTTGTTCGGTTTGGGATTAGTCGTCATAACCTGAGCACAGTCTTCCGGACAAAACTGCTCAGAAAttgcaactgaaaaacaaaacaagattttCAGGTTACAGTAATCTCAGAGATGAAGGTAGGAAGAAGATACCCAACACAGTCCGAACCCCCCAACTCAACCACTGTTAAAGCAAACCACCACACCGCTGTTCAAAGCAGCAGGATGGATTCACAGATCAGTCCACCCCATTCAGACGGAAGAAAGAGAATCAGTCTTGACAAGCGCCttgcttttccaggctgaagacCTATTTTGCTATGAACTACACTAAGCcccagcagggaaggcagggcagggagggggaaaaggacACCAGCAGCAGTTGCACAGCCACCACGCGGCACCCCGCGACGTGCCACCAGCGCCCGCTCACCTCCCTCCAAAGGAATCCCAGACGCTCCAAATGGCCTATTAGGGACGGAATTAAGACTTACCTCCGCTCATAAAAGGCACTGAAAAGCCACAAGACAACAACTCCCTTCATTcttattttgattattattaACCCGGCTCGCAACTGAATCAGCAGCCCAGAAGGAAGCTGCCTGGTTCGTAACCTGCTTTCAGCGCTGTCCCCACCCAAAGGAGACGCTACTGGAAAACCCAAACGGCAGAAACAAAAGCCCCCTGATAACAACGCGAGGCAAGGAGTTTGCCTCTCCCAGCACACCCAGACTGTTGCTTCCCCATCCTCTCGGCCCCCCGGCTGCGAGAGCCGACCCGCCTGGTATTTCTAGTGACGTGGAGGCATGTCCACCGACAGAGAGACCATCCCCTGCCGAGGCACTGCCCTTCACTCTTACCTTAGCTGGCGACTACACCCCCTCGATCAGCGCCTTGCAGAAAATCCACCTGCCCGCACCTCCACCCAAAACCTTCACCCGGCGGTGACGGCAGCACGGGCGGTCTGTCAGGTACCTACCACTAGAGAGGCGACCGCAGCCGTGCCACCATCACAGCCTCTCCCTATCGCTCCCCCAGCGGGGAGGGCGCGAGGCGCCGGTCCCCCCCCGacgcgcggcggcgggcggcttCGAGGGCTGTACGCCCAGTGGCACCGCAGAGCGCGCAGCCTGTCTGGCGGGAGTCCTCTCCCTCtccgcccccctccccttccccagcccagcccataCCCTCCCCATTTCCACGTCTGCATCGTGTCACACATCCTAATCATTCATGAAAAATCCAGCCAAAGCATCCCAAGCATGATTCCCTTCTGATAGTTGCCATGGTGACCTTGGGAAAGTAGCCAACCCGGAGACAGTCGCCATGGAAACAGAGAAGCCCAAAAGCAATAATGACTTCAGGTCATGTCTGTGCAAAGACATCACGAGGTCGTCGGAGAGTAAACAAACTCATTCATATCTGCAAACAGGGGGTGGCGGGatgcggggcaggggggtggggggcacaaAGGTGGGTGGGGGGACCCCTGGGAGCCGTGTGGGTGAAGGTGCTGGCTCAGCCCATGCTGCTGTCACTTGAATTTTATCAGTCGAGACACCTCATCATCACACGACttacgtaaaaaaaaaaaaaaaacatcaagaCGAAGAGTGGAggggggcagaaaaaaaataatcccctaAGTGCAAAGCTGCAAGATACTATCCTAGATATTAGGGAGTGTATATAGGCGCCTCCTCTATTTTTAAGCCTGAGACAGCACAGCTCTCCATGTCTGGAGGAGGAACAAGGACAGCCGCACAGCACACAAGCCAAGATGCTCTGTGATGAATGGACCACTTACAGCAACTGGTGTGCGCTGCGTTTTCCAGAGCATCACTGagtccttccctcctctcctccagcaccaCACCCCACCCTGGGCacacctccagcagcccccactgcagcggggcagcaggagccagctgggcacagggcagggcagcgggtCCCAGCCCCTGACAGCCACCTCCGAGCAACTGGATGTGCCTGACCCGTGGCTGCTGCCGTGCCACGCGTGTTGCACGAGGGCTGACCGCAGGCAGGCTCTCCCTTGAGCGCAGCCACCGCCGTGCCACACGTGTTGCACGAGGGCTGACTGCAGGCAGGCTCTCCCTCAAGCACAGCCACCGCCGTGCCACACGTGTTGCACAAGGGCTGACCCCAGGCAGACGTGTTGCACGAGGGCTGACCGCAGGCAGGCTCTCCCTTGAGCGCAGGTGCTGCCGTGCCACATGTGTTGCACGAGGGCTGACTGCAGGCAGGCTCTCCCTTGAGCGCAGCCACCGCCGTGCCACACGTGTTGCACGAGGGCTGACCCCAGGCAGGCTCTCCCTCCAATGAGGGCCTCTCCAGACCCCAGCGCTGCCCTTGGGCCGTCCATCGCTTCCCCTCCGCCACCCACCCCTACCTCCAGGCCGGAGGCTCAGACGTAGGCGCTAGCacggaggaggaaggaaaaagctcCCGGTCTCGGCCAAGCGGTCCCGGAgttcaggagagcagaggcGCTGCCAGTGCGTAAAGGAAAGGGccggcagccccctccctgccgcGGCACCGCGCCGCGGGCGCGCAGGCAGTTGGTGCCATAGTTATGCAGTGAGTCACCAGCTGTTTACAGAGTTTGAGCGCTCGCATTCCCACAGCATCAGAAACTCTTCCTTCCCTCGGCatcccccctcccgccgcccccggccctaCAAGGCGAGGGGCACGCTGCGCCGAGCCGCGCCAGCGAGAGAACCGGAAAAGGAAAGTCAAAAAGACGGGGGAGGCAGACGGCAGGCCCGGCACACCCACCCCTGACACAAAAAGCCTTTTGATCCTCACTCAGCCCGGCTTCAAAGTGCTTTCTACGCCAGCCGatggaaaaactgaagcagGCCACTTGGCCGCGCCGAGTTGGAAAGAAACGTAAAATATCGTGGCCAACACGAGGCGAGGGGTGAGGGTGCCTCTGCCAGGGGGGCAGTGCCCGAGCGATGCTGCGGCCCCACGTGAGGAAACCCCTTCTGATCACCTGTCGCTCCATGTTGCCGAGAAACGAGAAACATCGCCTTACCCTCTGCATCCCTCGCCAGACGGCGCAGCCGCTCTCCTGCCCAGCACGGGGCCCCGTGCCGCACACCTGCCTCCCCCCGCACACCCGAACACCCTGGATGATGGGCCGGCACCCCCCCGAGACGATGGGCTGGCATCCCTTGGATTGCACTAGGAGCCACATGCCAGAGCCACTGCTGGCACAGATGAGCAAGGAGATTCAGGGCTCTGTCAGGAATCGTGATGCCAGGCCCTCTCCACA
Coding sequences:
- the MAFK gene encoding transcription factor MafK, translated to MTTNPKPNKALKVKEESGENAPVLSDDELVSMSVRELNQHLRGLTKEEVIRLKQRRRTLKNRGYAASCRIKRVTQKEELERQRVELQQEVEKLARENSSMKLELDALRSKYEALQTFARTVARGPITPTKVATTSVITIVKSAEISSSSVPFSAAS